One Glycine max cultivar Williams 82 chromosome 6, Glycine_max_v4.0, whole genome shotgun sequence DNA segment encodes these proteins:
- the LOC100807051 gene encoding probable LRR receptor-like serine/threonine-protein kinase At2g24230: MGLEVFGSVLVLTLFLKHLASQQPNTDDFFVSEFLKKMDLASSQVYNFSSASVCSWHGVSCDAKREHVVGLVFSGMGISGPVPDTTIGKLSKLQALDLSHNKITDLPSDFWSFGLLKSLNLSSNQISGSLTNNIGNFGLLQVFDLSSNNFSGQIPEAISSLMSLKVLKLDHNRFQQRIPSGILKCHSLVSIDLSSNQLSGAVPDGFGDAFPNLISLNLSGNSINGSDLDVSGLKSIVSLNISGNSFNGSVMSMFHGRLEVMDLSRNQFEGHISQVHSISNYNWSHLVYLDLSENQLVGEIFQNLNESKNLKHLNLAHNRFSRQKFPKIEMLSRLEYLNLSKTSLIGYIPAEISKLSNLSALDVSMNHLIGKIPLLSNKNLQVLDLSNNNLSGDVPSSVIEKLPLMEKYNFSYNNLTFCALEIKPAILLTAFHGSVNSCPIAANPSLLKKRATQDKGMKLALALTLSMICLVAGLLLLAFGCLKKTKPWPVKQTSYKEEHNMSGPFSFHTDSTTWVADVKQATSVPVVIFDKPLLNITFADLLAATSNFDRGTLLAEGKFGPVYRGFLPGGIQVAVKVLVVGSTLTDKEAARELEYLGRIKHPNLVPLTGYCVAGDQRIAIYDYMENGNLQNLLYDLPLGVLQRPDDWSTDTWEEEDDSNGIRNAGSERVLTTWRFRHKIALGTARALAFLHHGCSPPIIHRDVKASSVYLDYNLEPRLSDFGLAKIFGSGLDEEIALCSPGYAPPEFSQPEFDASVPKSDVYCFGVVLFELLTGKKPVGDDYPDEKEASLVSWVRGLVRKNKASRAIDPKIRDTGAEVQMEEALKIGYLCTADLPSKRPSMQQIVGLLKDIKPSAN, translated from the coding sequence ATGGGTTTGGAAGTGTTTGGTTCTGTTCTAGTTCTGACACTCTTCTTGAAGCACTTGGCATCTCAGCAACCAAACACTGATGATTTCTTTGTGTCAGAGTTCTTGAAGAAGATGGATTTAGCATCCTCCCAGGTCTACAACTTTTCTTCAGCTTCTGTTTGTTCATGGCATGGGGTTTCATGTGATGCCAAGAGAGAACATGTTGTTGGGTTAGTCTTTTCTGGCATGGGAATTTCTGGTCCTGTTCCAGATACTACCATAGGAAAGCTCAGCAAGCTTCAAGCTTTGGACCTTAGCCACAACAAAATCACGGACTTGCCTTCTGATTTCTGGAGTTTTGGCTTGCTCAAGAGCCTTAACCTCTCCTCCAATCAGATTTCTGGTTCATTGACTAACAACATTGGAAACTTTGGTTTGCTACAAGTGTTTGACTTGTCCAGCAACAATTTCTCTGGGCAAATTCCTGAAGCTATTAGTTCACTGATGAGTCTGAAAGTCCTCAAACTTGACCACAACAGGTTCCAGCAAAGAATACCTTCTGGGATTCTCAAGTGTCACTCTCTAGTTTCCATTGACCTTTCTTCAAATCAACTAAGTGGGGCAGTTCCAGATGGTTTTGGTGATGCTTTTCCTAATCTCATTTCCTTGAACCTTTCTGGGAATAGTATTAATGGCAGTGATTTAGATGTTTCTGGGTTGAAGTCCATTGTGAGTCTCAACATATCAGGCAATTCCTTTAATGGTTCTGTGATGAGTATGTTTCATGGAAGGCTTGAGGTCATGGACCTTAGCAGAAACCAATTTGAAGGTCACATTTCTCAGGTACACTCCATCTCTAACTACAATTGGTCTCATTTAGTTTATTTGGATTTGTCAGAGAATCAGCTGGTTGGGGAGATTTTCCAAAATTTGAATGAATCCAAGAATCTAAAGCACCTTAATCTTGCTCACAATAGATTTAGCAGACAGAAATTCCCCAAGATTGAAATGCTCTCGAGATTGGAATATCTGAACTTGTCCAAAACTAGTCTGATTGGTTACATTCCTGCTGAAATCTCAAAACTTAGTAATTTGAGTGCACTTGATGTTTCTATGAATCATCTTATAGGGAAAATCCCTTTACTAAGCAATAAAAACCTCCAAGTTCTTGACCTTTCAAACAACAATTTGAGTGGAGATGTCCCTTCATCAGTCATAGAAAAACTTCCTTTAATGGAGAAATACAACTTCTCTTATAATAACTTAACCTTCTGTGCTTTGGAAATCAAACCAGCTATCCTCCTAACAGCATTCCATGGATCAGTGAACAGTTGCCCAATTGCTGCAAACCCAAGTCTTCTCAAAAAAAGAGCCACTCAAGATAAGGGAATGAAGCTAGCTCTGGCGTTGACCCTCTCAATGATATGCTTGGTTGCTGGGCTTTTGCTTCTAGCATTTGGTTGCCTTAAGAAGACAAAACCGTGGCCTGTTAAGCAAACTTCATACAAAGAAGAACACAACATGTCAGGTCCATTTTCATTCCACACTGATTCAACCACTTGGGTGGCTGACGTTAAGCAAGCGACATCTGTCCCAGTAGTAATCTTCGACAAGCCACTGTTAAATATTACATTCGCAGATCTATTGGCTGCAACTTCAAATTTTGATAGGGGTACCCTTTTGGCTGAAGGAAAATTTGGGCCTGTTTATAGAGGTTTTCTACCTGGTGGTATTCAAGTAGCAGTTAAAGTTCTGGTAGTTGGATCTACTCTGACAGATAAAGAAGCTGCAAGAGAGCTTGAGTATCTTGGTAGAATCAAGCACCCCAATCTTGTTCCTCTAACTGGATACTGTGTAGCTGGGGATCAGAGGATTGCCATATATGACTACATGGAGAATGGAAACTTGCAAAATTTGCTTTATGACTTGCCACTTGGAGTACTACAAAGGCCAGATGATTGGAGCACAGATACatgggaagaagaagatgacagTAACGGGATTCGGAATGCAGGATCGGAAAGAGTGCTCACAACTTGGAGATTTCGCCATAAAATCGCACTCGGGACTGCCCGAGCATTGGCATTTCTGCATCATGGATGCTCCCCACCGATCATTCACAGAGATGTTAAGGCCAGCAGTGTTTATTTGGATTATAACTTGGAGCCAAGATTGTCAGATTTTGGACTGGCTAAGATTTTCGGGAGTGGCTTGGATGAGGAGATTGCACTTTGTTCACCTGGTTATGCTCCACCAGAGTTTTCTCAACCAGAATTCGATGCCTCAGTTCCAAAATCCGATGTGTACTGTTTTGGGGTTGTTCTCTTTGAGCTACTAACCGGGAAGAAGCCGGTTGGAGATGATTATCCTGATGAGAAAGAAGCCTCTTTGGTTAGTTGGGTCAGAGGACTAGTGAGAAAGAACAAAGCTTCAAGGGCTATCGATCCAAAAATTCGCGATACTGGAGCAGAAGTGCAGATGGAGGAGGCCCTTAAAATTGGTTATCTTTGCACTGCTGACCTTCCTTCCAAGCGACCGAGCATGCAGCAAATAGTTGGACTTCTTAAAGATATTAAACCTTCTGCTAATTAG
- the LOC100806514 gene encoding uncharacterized protein gives MVVFGKACHLPVEIEYCTYWAVKGCNMAFDEAGMERKLQLQELEEIRLEAYEKSKIYKEKVKRIHDSRILRKEFHIGQKVFLFNSRLKLIFGKIWSRWDGPFVITNVFSHGAVEIKNEVIGKVFKVNGHQLKLFHESPQVEEEFVTNLSLVLPILYDDVFGMTLEEFPSLFFYTLSL, from the coding sequence ATGGTGGTTTTTGGTAAGGCATgccatcttccggtggagattGAGTACTGCACTTATTGGGCGGTGAAGGGTTGTAACATGGCATTTGATGAAGCGGGTATGGAAAGGAAGCTTCAATTGCAAGAACTTGAAGAGATTCgcttagaagcctatgagaaatCCAAGATCTACAAAGAGAAAGTGAAGAGGATTCATGACTCTAGGATTCTTAggaaggagttccatattggcCAAAAAGTGTTCTTGTTTAACTCTCGCCTAAAGCTTATTTTCGGTAAAATTTGGTCTAGATGGGATGGTCCTTTTGTTATTACTAATGTTTTTTCCCATGGTGCAGTTgagattaaaaatgaagttatCGGCAAAGTCTTCAAAGTGAACGGTCATCAACTCAAGCTTTTTCATGAGAGCCCCCAAGTGGAGGAAGAATTTGTGACAAACCTCTCTTTGGTCTTGCCAATTTTATATGATGATGTGTTTGGAATGACACTTGAGGAGTTtccttcccttttcttttatacGTTGTCTCTTTGA